A region of Pyxidicoccus parkwaysis DNA encodes the following proteins:
- a CDS encoding serine/threonine protein kinase: MNYLMPLHAENFQVYPEALGPGTEVGTWRVIERLGVGGFGAVYRVEDMARPGEFYALKLALRPGDQRAEREVTLLMVKAVHPNVVRFHACGRWPHPRTGYLYFVMDWVAGRPLDTWAEEVNPTFRELAQVAGKVALAFAALHGTGVWHRDVKPAHILVRESDSEPVLIDFGIGDYAGAATITEQTVPPGTLHLRSPESVRFHRENHGRPGARYEYQRTDDLYALGISLYRAVTGHYPFPLHLPPDMLYLAIEGQTPPAPADFNPRTPRALSDVIMRLMAKKPQERYPTGAELHAALMAAASFGQSSTWEASLFEWEEERGTEQEPGAATRRRIRRPEWPTHSATAPAPRLVIAHALPLRDVVEVGQEPLAGEPLVRQRLLSPVLVVAVLLMVSVGLAAWGIWLWEPGSASNARGPEPRSDEVSLRVSLREVAPVETLPEAVPATAPLMVEATAVAAAPPAALTKEDAPVMKESKSSASALKVGMKAMSVAGACLNLACSGPQVRSAPPPEDCPPGAMEAMNELGIKRGNAQVFVFDVIKGEPHVITVHEGNTTVRLGDEWKGLRGGGLLYGKLHLSDRVYGRFTWLRTQDRTYPVCIELLSSRRERGLERKPGSDADSALIWTTGYANPVDHFE, from the coding sequence GTGAACTACCTGATGCCCCTGCACGCGGAGAACTTTCAGGTGTACCCGGAGGCGCTGGGGCCCGGCACGGAGGTAGGGACCTGGCGCGTGATTGAGCGGCTGGGTGTGGGCGGATTCGGCGCCGTGTACCGGGTAGAGGACATGGCCCGGCCCGGGGAGTTCTACGCGCTGAAACTGGCGCTGCGCCCCGGAGATCAACGGGCCGAGCGCGAAGTCACGCTGCTCATGGTCAAGGCCGTGCACCCCAACGTGGTGCGCTTCCACGCATGTGGCCGGTGGCCTCACCCACGGACGGGCTACCTCTACTTCGTCATGGATTGGGTGGCTGGCCGGCCACTGGACACCTGGGCCGAAGAGGTGAACCCGACGTTCCGTGAGCTCGCGCAAGTCGCTGGCAAGGTGGCCCTGGCCTTCGCTGCGCTGCATGGGACGGGGGTGTGGCACCGCGACGTCAAGCCCGCGCACATCCTCGTTCGGGAGTCGGACAGTGAGCCGGTGCTCATCGACTTCGGCATCGGCGACTATGCGGGGGCGGCCACCATCACAGAGCAGACGGTGCCTCCAGGCACGTTGCACCTACGCAGTCCCGAGTCGGTGCGCTTCCACCGGGAGAACCACGGTCGGCCGGGAGCGAGGTACGAGTATCAGCGTACCGATGACCTGTACGCACTGGGCATCAGTCTGTACCGGGCGGTGACAGGGCACTACCCGTTCCCGCTCCACCTGCCGCCCGACATGCTGTACCTGGCCATCGAGGGGCAGACGCCACCGGCGCCAGCGGACTTCAACCCGCGCACGCCTCGGGCGCTCAGCGACGTCATCATGCGACTGATGGCGAAGAAGCCGCAGGAGCGATACCCGACGGGAGCCGAGCTGCACGCGGCGCTCATGGCGGCGGCGAGCTTCGGCCAGTCCTCGACGTGGGAGGCCAGCCTCTTCGAGTGGGAGGAGGAGCGGGGGACCGAGCAGGAGCCCGGCGCTGCTACCCGACGGCGCATCCGCCGGCCGGAATGGCCCACGCACTCCGCTACGGCACCTGCTCCCAGGCTGGTCATCGCCCACGCCTTACCCCTGCGAGACGTGGTGGAAGTGGGGCAGGAGCCTCTGGCAGGGGAGCCTCTTGTGCGGCAGCGGCTGCTCTCGCCGGTGCTCGTTGTTGCCGTGCTGCTCATGGTGAGCGTGGGGCTCGCGGCCTGGGGGATATGGCTGTGGGAGCCCGGGTCTGCATCCAATGCCAGGGGACCCGAGCCAAGGTCCGACGAGGTGTCGCTCCGCGTATCTCTTCGTGAAGTGGCGCCCGTAGAGACGCTACCGGAAGCTGTCCCCGCCACAGCTCCGCTCATGGTGGAGGCAACCGCTGTGGCCGCCGCGCCTCCTGCGGCGCTGACGAAAGAGGATGCACCCGTGATGAAGGAGTCGAAGTCGTCTGCCAGCGCATTGAAAGTGGGGATGAAGGCCATGAGCGTGGCGGGCGCCTGTCTCAACCTCGCCTGCTCCGGTCCCCAGGTTCGTTCTGCTCCGCCACCGGAAGACTGCCCGCCGGGTGCCATGGAGGCGATGAATGAGCTGGGCATCAAACGGGGGAACGCCCAGGTCTTCGTCTTCGATGTCATCAAGGGAGAGCCCCACGTCATCACCGTGCACGAGGGGAACACCACCGTGCGGCTGGGGGATGAGTGGAAGGGGCTCCGGGGCGGAGGATTGCTCTACGGCAAGCTCCACCTCTCCGACCGCGTGTATGGCCGCTTCACGTGGTTGCGGACGCAGGACCGCACCTATCCGGTGTGCATCGAGTTGCTCAGCAGCAGGCGAGAGCGCGGCCTGGAGCGCAAGCCCGGCAGTGACGCCGACTCCGCCCTGATCTGGACGACCGGGTATGCGAACCCCGTGGACCACTTCGAATGA
- a CDS encoding DUF2381 family protein, protein MPASPSAALLLLTLLMGTTAGAETPVPPWNAGVRQLELPAEPTGNEPEVHISPGVSTTLAFDAELLRDKEGKDTVGLEKREAFVLVDVGQATLRLLPSDTLKNGERLRLMVRFKDGAAPAGAAFTLVVHPARAERLLEVYRAPRTAASYQREAKEAKAEVQQCHEELERERAERGGPGGLTGLIAAEQMDNMGVSARMVTESVTKSPGNALVTLEVHSYRAAGRVVVELVVENPQGAQPWSAVGAMLTDRTGMELKVLPVWQRGFVETDRKRQHIVVEALATREEAQGSFTLKLWEAGMGRTVSLSGISFP, encoded by the coding sequence ATGCCCGCTTCGCCTTCCGCCGCGTTACTGTTGCTCACGCTGCTGATGGGAACGACGGCCGGTGCGGAGACGCCTGTCCCTCCATGGAATGCGGGCGTGCGGCAGCTTGAACTTCCGGCGGAGCCCACCGGCAACGAGCCCGAGGTGCACATCAGCCCGGGCGTGTCCACCACGCTGGCCTTTGACGCGGAGCTACTGCGGGACAAGGAGGGTAAGGACACGGTGGGGCTGGAGAAGCGGGAGGCCTTTGTTCTCGTGGACGTCGGCCAGGCCACGCTCAGGCTCCTTCCCTCGGACACGTTGAAGAACGGAGAGCGGCTGCGGCTCATGGTTCGCTTCAAGGACGGTGCGGCTCCCGCGGGCGCTGCCTTCACCCTCGTGGTGCATCCAGCCCGTGCGGAGCGGCTGCTGGAGGTGTACCGCGCTCCGCGCACCGCCGCGTCCTACCAGCGAGAGGCGAAGGAGGCGAAGGCCGAGGTTCAGCAATGCCATGAAGAGCTGGAGCGGGAGCGTGCAGAGCGAGGAGGACCGGGGGGACTCACGGGGCTCATCGCCGCCGAGCAGATGGACAACATGGGGGTATCGGCCCGTATGGTCACCGAGTCCGTCACGAAATCCCCCGGAAATGCGCTTGTGACGCTGGAGGTACACAGCTACCGGGCTGCCGGCCGGGTGGTGGTGGAGCTGGTAGTGGAGAACCCGCAAGGCGCGCAGCCGTGGTCGGCGGTGGGGGCAATGCTGACGGACAGGACCGGCATGGAGCTGAAGGTCTTGCCGGTATGGCAACGTGGCTTCGTTGAAACGGACAGGAAGCGGCAACACATCGTGGTGGAAGCGCTGGCCACTCGCGAGGAGGCCCAGGGCTCCTTCACGCTCAAGCTGTGGGAGGCGGGCATGGGGCGCACTGTCAGCCTGTCTGGGATTTCCTTCCCGTAA
- a CDS encoding DUF4349 domain-containing protein, which translates to MRPLLLVSFFVLAACSSAQPHYRTADGLMGISSEAAGAPGALEASRSIIRSALVELEREDPDKGPGQAVALAKTHGGYAQRITSESATVRVPAEHLDVFLGAVPGLGKVAKQSVTAEDITEAHQDLKVRFANLERVRERYLALLQQAATVEDTLRVEKELERVTAEYESLKARLEGVEQQVALATVSLEFKRPVRPGPVGWVFYGLGKAVKWLFVWD; encoded by the coding sequence GTGCGCCCTCTCCTCCTCGTCTCGTTCTTCGTCCTCGCCGCCTGCTCCAGCGCGCAGCCGCATTACCGCACCGCGGACGGGCTGATGGGCATTTCGTCGGAGGCGGCGGGAGCTCCGGGGGCGCTGGAGGCGAGCCGGTCCATCATCCGCAGTGCCCTGGTGGAGCTGGAGCGCGAGGACCCGGACAAGGGCCCTGGGCAGGCGGTGGCCCTGGCGAAGACGCACGGAGGCTACGCCCAGCGCATCACCTCCGAGTCGGCCACGGTGCGGGTGCCAGCGGAGCACCTGGACGTGTTCCTCGGGGCCGTCCCGGGGCTGGGCAAGGTGGCGAAGCAGTCCGTCACGGCCGAGGACATCACGGAGGCGCACCAGGACCTGAAGGTCCGGTTCGCCAACCTGGAGCGAGTGCGAGAGCGGTACCTGGCGCTGTTGCAGCAGGCGGCCACGGTGGAGGACACGCTCCGGGTGGAGAAGGAGTTGGAGCGCGTCACCGCGGAGTATGAGTCCCTCAAGGCGAGGCTGGAGGGAGTGGAACAGCAGGTGGCACTGGCCACGGTGAGCCTGGAGTTCAAGAGGCCCGTGCGCCCCGGTCCTGTTGGCTGGGTGTTCTATGGGCTGGGGAAGGCTGTGAAGTGGTTGTTTGTCTGGGATTGA
- a CDS encoding FHA domain-containing protein, whose product MSELLSAHVSRFLRNRGEFERSLPPALLVFTPAPLSRGPLSEEEYRMKTVTNAGTPTLGASEAVVFPVLKSRTNAFGRGVTVGRTGNNDVVLDDGSVSRFHAWFSREEGQPGFLLTDAGSKNGSWVGGARLTPRKAAPVEDGARLRFGQVEVAFYTASGFARMLAVRMAP is encoded by the coding sequence ATGTCCGAGCTGCTCAGCGCCCATGTGTCGCGGTTCCTACGCAACCGCGGCGAATTCGAACGAAGCCTGCCACCCGCGCTGCTCGTCTTCACGCCGGCGCCCCTGTCCCGGGGGCCCCTGAGTGAGGAGGAGTACCGGATGAAGACGGTGACGAACGCGGGGACGCCCACACTGGGGGCGAGCGAGGCGGTGGTGTTCCCGGTGCTGAAGTCGCGCACGAATGCCTTCGGCCGGGGCGTCACGGTGGGGCGCACGGGCAACAACGACGTGGTGCTGGACGACGGCAGTGTGTCCCGGTTTCACGCATGGTTCTCGCGGGAGGAGGGGCAGCCGGGCTTCCTCCTGACGGACGCGGGCTCGAAGAATGGTTCCTGGGTGGGAGGGGCGAGGCTCACCCCCCGCAAGGCGGCGCCCGTGGAGGACGGGGCCCGGTTGCGCTTCGGACAGGTGGAGGTCGCCTTCTACACGGCGAGCGGCTTTGCTCGGATGCTGGCCGTGAGGATGGCTCCCTGA
- a CDS encoding Stp1/IreP family PP2C-type Ser/Thr phosphatase → MFAVALTTEAFGLTDVGRKRQHNEDAMLVDSPLGLYVVADGMGGHAAGEVASARATEVVKQHITANRHLLKDLGNNPTADSRSAAAALVEVAVQRACADIYRTAMADASKRGMGTTFVCLAVGGNKGVIGHVGDSRVYLVRHGQCHRLTEDHTLVAAQLKAGTITKEQAAASQYRNVITRAVGIQESVQVDTLIVDLVPGDVFILCSDGLHGYIEDEEILPLVAGMQPADLPKRLIDIANERGGKDNITAVVVKVAGEGAAVSEETSEAQSRMEALRKIPLFRHLTYKEQTAVLSIATTRTYPAGREIVVEGQPGEELFVVIRGRVAIEKNGVEIAELRAGGHFGEMGLIDNAPRSATVRATEPTRTMVISRPDLMGLMKRESILAVKMLWSFVQVLSDRLRATNSELSEARQELAVAQAIQPFAEE, encoded by the coding sequence GTGTTCGCGGTGGCCTTGACCACAGAAGCCTTCGGACTGACCGACGTTGGCCGCAAGCGCCAGCACAACGAAGACGCGATGCTGGTGGACTCACCGCTCGGCCTCTACGTCGTCGCCGACGGAATGGGAGGCCACGCGGCCGGCGAGGTCGCCAGTGCCCGGGCCACGGAAGTCGTGAAGCAGCACATCACCGCCAACCGGCACCTGCTGAAGGATTTGGGGAACAACCCCACGGCGGACAGCCGCTCGGCGGCGGCGGCGCTGGTGGAGGTGGCCGTGCAGCGCGCCTGTGCGGACATCTACCGCACGGCCATGGCGGACGCGTCCAAGCGCGGCATGGGCACCACCTTCGTGTGCCTCGCGGTGGGCGGCAACAAGGGCGTCATCGGCCACGTGGGCGACAGCCGCGTGTACCTGGTGCGCCACGGCCAGTGCCACCGGCTCACCGAGGACCACACGCTGGTGGCCGCGCAGCTCAAGGCCGGCACGATTACGAAGGAACAGGCCGCCGCGTCACAGTATCGCAACGTGATTACGCGCGCGGTGGGCATCCAGGAGTCGGTCCAGGTGGACACGCTCATCGTGGACCTGGTGCCCGGGGACGTGTTCATCCTCTGCTCGGACGGCCTGCACGGCTACATCGAGGACGAGGAAATCCTCCCGCTGGTGGCCGGCATGCAGCCGGCGGACCTGCCCAAGCGGCTCATCGACATCGCCAACGAGCGCGGCGGCAAGGACAACATCACCGCGGTGGTGGTGAAGGTGGCGGGCGAGGGCGCCGCCGTCAGCGAGGAGACGAGCGAGGCGCAGTCGCGCATGGAGGCGCTGCGCAAGATTCCGCTGTTCCGTCACCTCACGTACAAGGAGCAGACGGCGGTGCTGTCCATCGCCACCACGCGCACGTACCCGGCGGGCCGGGAAATCGTGGTGGAGGGGCAGCCGGGCGAGGAGCTCTTCGTCGTCATCCGCGGCCGGGTGGCCATTGAGAAGAACGGCGTGGAGATTGCCGAGCTGCGCGCCGGTGGGCACTTCGGGGAGATGGGGCTCATCGACAACGCGCCGCGCTCGGCGACGGTGCGGGCCACGGAGCCCACGCGCACCATGGTCATCTCGCGGCCGGACTTGATGGGGCTGATGAAGCGCGAGTCCATCCTCGCGGTGAAGATGCTCTGGAGCTTCGTGCAGGTGCTCAGCGACCGGCTCCGCGCCACCAACTCCGAGCTGAGCGAGGCGCGACAGGAGCTCGCCGTGGCTCAGGCCATCCAGCCATTCGCCGAGGAGTGA
- a CDS encoding carboxypeptidase regulatory-like domain-containing protein, giving the protein MRNRTLIGLAAALLVAGAAWFASGLVSSSRASTPSPDAPKATSLPTFTAVDVSSGADEGLALTGRVLDASGRPVANAEVSLAASAEKTLADVRCDECGQALLSCQARETSLQVLAFFEHQHGFLTPRATATTDAEGRFRFEHLAGVSFSVWARAPGLGVALRERAAPGDPVELFLPPLRSIGGQVVDDAGQPVRGAHVHAVSRRVPVPFEATAGVDGVFSLGGLGEGPFYVLATADGYLPAVESQAEAGPQPVRLKLTPARTLEVRVTRNGQPAAATVRLRADHLSRELHTEGEPLRFTGLYPDEVVVTAEAPGLGAAPRTLTLDARLTQVTLELEPAGKLLVTVVDEQGEPVPQPELFLRTSRGELIRRERGATGAIVELGPLAAGDYLLDGHAEGFRDAQLPAKVTQGETTLELEMERGTLISGQVLDEYGRPAPRVSVLVQPTGESVLADGDGRFVAQVPTAGLYELHAHHSEWGGGQLKVTAPASNVQLSLEPRAALEVTVSSGGRRVEGADVVLWVEQEGIFRSDRSSGSDGVVPMRGMPAGTYWMVASHPDYLPSDRRQVTLEDGQTLKLEAELNPGAPLTGDVVDGQGAPVEGATLVVVPRTAEPVQSDARGHFEFRSLRPDRGYRLEAKHPGYDQVERAEGKAGGPPVRVVLKKRDVFRGRVVGDDGAPVRRYRVDEHDVNSPDGRFELPLAVAGDRIIAAVDAPGYQPMMVDRPVAPDLGDLVLEKLPSVSGVVKDTGGGPVADAVVTCDVCDESVMTGPDGGFTLASPPYVPRFTVSARKGRLSGTQSLERGARGPVELTLRQATRLSGKVYLANGSPAAGIEVEAVNADRSEPLTIVTGPDGGYSVEVSPGSYRFALGANREFSGEPALVVQVGGTDMHLDLGPAPGTASLTVQLKPERGKALWVVAGEVGDVGNPPATALMRSRWAQLVYQPRGEQVVLNGLMPGRYTLVWGHFHVETPGGPEVRVVDVPSRGEVVLGR; this is encoded by the coding sequence ATGCGCAACCGGACTCTCATAGGCTTGGCGGCGGCCCTGCTGGTGGCGGGAGCCGCCTGGTTCGCCTCGGGCCTGGTCTCCAGCTCCCGGGCGTCCACGCCATCTCCCGACGCCCCCAAGGCAACGTCCCTCCCCACCTTCACGGCGGTGGACGTGTCCTCCGGCGCCGACGAGGGACTCGCCCTGACGGGCCGGGTGCTGGATGCCTCGGGACGTCCGGTGGCGAACGCCGAGGTGTCCCTCGCGGCCAGCGCGGAGAAGACGCTCGCGGACGTGCGCTGCGACGAGTGCGGGCAGGCGCTGCTGTCCTGTCAGGCCCGCGAGACGTCGCTGCAGGTCCTCGCCTTCTTCGAGCATCAGCACGGCTTCCTCACCCCGCGCGCCACGGCGACGACGGACGCGGAGGGGCGCTTCCGCTTCGAGCACCTCGCGGGCGTGTCCTTCTCCGTCTGGGCGAGGGCCCCCGGCCTGGGCGTGGCGCTGCGCGAGCGGGCCGCTCCCGGAGACCCGGTGGAGTTGTTCCTCCCGCCGCTGCGGAGCATCGGCGGGCAGGTGGTGGACGACGCGGGCCAGCCCGTGCGCGGTGCACACGTCCACGCGGTGTCGCGCCGCGTGCCGGTGCCCTTCGAGGCGACGGCGGGCGTGGACGGTGTCTTCTCCCTCGGTGGGCTCGGCGAGGGGCCCTTCTACGTGCTGGCCACGGCGGACGGCTACCTGCCCGCCGTGGAGTCGCAGGCGGAGGCGGGCCCGCAGCCGGTGCGCCTGAAGCTGACGCCCGCGCGCACGCTGGAGGTCCGCGTCACCCGGAATGGCCAGCCCGCGGCGGCCACGGTGCGACTGCGCGCGGACCACCTGTCGCGCGAGCTGCACACCGAGGGCGAGCCCCTGCGCTTCACCGGCCTGTACCCGGACGAGGTGGTGGTGACGGCCGAAGCCCCGGGGCTCGGCGCCGCTCCGCGAACGCTGACGCTGGACGCGCGCCTCACCCAGGTGACACTGGAGTTGGAGCCCGCGGGCAAGCTGCTCGTCACGGTGGTGGACGAGCAGGGCGAGCCGGTGCCCCAGCCGGAGTTGTTCCTGCGCACGTCCCGGGGCGAGCTCATCCGCCGTGAGCGCGGCGCCACCGGAGCCATCGTGGAGCTGGGGCCGCTGGCCGCGGGCGACTACCTCCTGGATGGGCACGCGGAGGGCTTCCGCGACGCGCAGCTCCCCGCGAAGGTGACGCAGGGGGAGACGACGCTCGAGCTGGAGATGGAGCGCGGCACGCTCATCAGCGGGCAGGTGCTGGACGAGTACGGCCGGCCCGCGCCGCGCGTCTCGGTGCTGGTGCAGCCCACCGGCGAGTCGGTGCTGGCGGACGGTGATGGGCGCTTCGTGGCACAGGTGCCCACGGCGGGCCTGTACGAGCTGCACGCGCACCACTCGGAGTGGGGCGGAGGGCAGCTCAAGGTGACGGCCCCTGCCAGCAACGTGCAGCTCTCGCTGGAGCCTCGCGCGGCGCTGGAGGTGACGGTGTCGTCCGGCGGCCGCCGCGTGGAGGGCGCGGACGTGGTGCTGTGGGTGGAGCAGGAGGGCATCTTCCGGAGCGACCGCTCGTCGGGTTCGGATGGCGTGGTGCCCATGCGCGGCATGCCGGCGGGGACGTACTGGATGGTGGCCTCGCATCCGGACTACCTGCCGTCGGACCGCAGGCAGGTGACGCTGGAGGACGGGCAGACGCTGAAGCTGGAGGCGGAGCTGAATCCCGGCGCGCCGCTGACGGGCGACGTGGTGGACGGGCAGGGCGCTCCCGTGGAGGGGGCGACGCTGGTGGTGGTGCCGCGTACCGCCGAGCCGGTGCAGAGCGACGCGCGCGGCCACTTCGAGTTCCGCTCGCTGCGGCCGGACCGGGGCTACCGTCTGGAAGCGAAGCACCCGGGCTATGACCAGGTGGAGCGCGCGGAGGGCAAGGCTGGTGGCCCGCCGGTGCGCGTGGTGCTCAAGAAACGCGACGTCTTCCGGGGGCGCGTCGTGGGCGACGACGGCGCTCCGGTGCGCCGCTACCGCGTGGACGAGCACGACGTGAACAGCCCGGACGGCCGCTTCGAGCTGCCGCTGGCCGTGGCGGGAGACCGCATCATCGCGGCGGTGGACGCGCCGGGCTACCAGCCGATGATGGTGGACCGCCCCGTGGCGCCGGACCTCGGGGACCTGGTGCTGGAGAAGCTGCCCAGCGTCTCCGGCGTGGTGAAGGACACGGGCGGCGGGCCGGTGGCGGACGCGGTGGTGACGTGCGACGTGTGCGACGAGTCCGTGATGACGGGCCCGGATGGTGGCTTCACGCTGGCCAGTCCGCCGTACGTGCCGCGCTTCACCGTGTCCGCGCGCAAGGGCCGGCTGAGCGGCACGCAGTCGCTGGAGCGCGGCGCGCGCGGCCCGGTGGAATTGACGCTGCGGCAGGCGACGCGGCTGAGCGGCAAGGTGTACCTCGCGAACGGCAGTCCCGCGGCGGGCATCGAGGTGGAGGCGGTGAACGCGGACCGCAGCGAGCCGCTCACCATCGTCACCGGCCCGGACGGTGGCTACAGCGTGGAGGTGTCTCCGGGCAGCTACCGCTTCGCACTCGGCGCCAATCGCGAGTTCTCCGGCGAGCCGGCGCTGGTGGTGCAGGTGGGTGGAACGGACATGCACCTGGACCTGGGGCCCGCGCCGGGCACCGCGTCGCTCACGGTGCAGCTCAAGCCCGAGCGCGGCAAGGCGCTGTGGGTGGTGGCGGGGGAGGTGGGCGACGTGGGCAACCCACCGGCCACGGCGCTGATGCGCTCGCGCTGGGCACAGCTCGTGTACCAGCCGCGCGGCGAGCAGGTGGTGCTCAACGGGCTGATGCCGGGGCGGTACACGCTGGTGTGGGGCCACTTCCACGTGGAGACACCCGGTGGGCCGGAGGTGCGTGTGGTGGACGTGCCCTCTCGCGGTGAGGTCGTCCTGGGGCGTTGA
- the coaBC gene encoding bifunctional phosphopantothenoylcysteine decarboxylase/phosphopantothenate--cysteine ligase CoaBC, with the protein MDVSALKGRKVVVGVGGGIAAYKACELVRELGRAGAEVRVAMTESARQFVTPLTFQALSGHPVLTDYFDPAQEGNFGHLDLARWAEAFVVAPATADLLARIRAGMANDAVTTSLLAFRGPVVLAPAMNVAMWDNAMTQENVAALLAHPRFSQVGPGAGLLACGDVGEGRLADVPRIVEAVAARFGAGPLAGRKVLLTAGPTREFLDPVRFISNPSTGKMGLALAHAARSLGAEVTVVLGPVGSVERGGLTVVDVVSADDMAREVLSRVESVDAFIATAAVSDWRPETRAPQKVKKGTANTPESLRLVRTPDVLAEASRKVAGSAKRPLLVGFAAETERVLEHAREKLERKGLDAIVANDVTAPGAGFGTDTNRVTLLTRAGLQQEMQGSKHEVARAILELLLVPRK; encoded by the coding sequence ATGGACGTGTCGGCACTGAAGGGCCGCAAGGTGGTGGTCGGTGTAGGCGGCGGCATCGCGGCGTACAAGGCGTGTGAATTGGTGCGCGAGCTGGGCCGGGCCGGCGCGGAGGTCCGCGTGGCCATGACGGAGTCCGCGCGGCAGTTCGTCACCCCGCTCACCTTCCAGGCGCTCAGCGGCCACCCCGTCCTCACGGACTACTTCGACCCCGCACAGGAGGGGAACTTCGGCCACCTGGACCTGGCGCGCTGGGCGGAGGCCTTCGTGGTGGCGCCGGCCACGGCGGACCTGCTCGCCCGCATCCGCGCGGGCATGGCGAACGACGCGGTGACGACATCGCTGCTCGCGTTTCGCGGGCCGGTGGTGCTGGCCCCCGCGATGAACGTGGCCATGTGGGACAACGCGATGACGCAGGAGAACGTCGCGGCGCTGCTGGCCCATCCACGCTTCAGCCAGGTGGGCCCAGGTGCGGGACTGCTGGCCTGTGGCGACGTGGGTGAAGGCCGGCTCGCGGACGTGCCGAGAATCGTCGAGGCGGTGGCCGCGCGCTTCGGCGCCGGGCCGCTCGCGGGCAGGAAGGTGCTGCTGACGGCGGGCCCCACGCGCGAGTTCCTGGACCCGGTGCGGTTCATCTCCAATCCGTCGACGGGGAAGATGGGCCTGGCGCTCGCGCACGCGGCGCGGAGCCTGGGCGCCGAGGTGACGGTGGTGCTGGGCCCGGTGGGTTCCGTGGAGCGCGGTGGACTCACGGTGGTGGACGTGGTGAGCGCGGACGACATGGCGCGCGAGGTGCTGTCTCGCGTGGAGTCGGTGGACGCCTTCATCGCCACCGCGGCGGTGAGCGACTGGCGTCCGGAGACGCGCGCTCCGCAGAAGGTGAAGAAGGGCACGGCCAACACGCCGGAGTCCCTGCGGCTGGTGCGCACGCCGGACGTGCTGGCGGAGGCGTCGCGCAAGGTGGCGGGGAGCGCGAAGCGCCCGCTGCTGGTGGGCTTCGCGGCGGAGACGGAGCGGGTGCTGGAGCACGCGCGCGAGAAGCTGGAGCGCAAGGGGCTCGACGCGATTGTCGCCAACGACGTGACGGCGCCCGGCGCGGGCTTCGGCACGGACACCAACCGCGTGACGCTGCTCACGCGCGCGGGGCTCCAGCAGGAGATGCAGGGCAGCAAGCACGAGGTGGCCCGCGCCATCCTCGAGCTGTTGCTGGTGCCTCGGAAGTAG
- a CDS encoding PaaI family thioesterase yields the protein MEPLNPDYRQDTEALFRTAAFVVDLGIEPTSILPGEVETRVLVNPRHLQQDGVIHAGVQATLADHTAGAAAFTAVKRGQRVLTTSFTVHFLQAATGEELRCRARVLRAGRRLIVAESEVFALSSGQAKLVSKATVTLAVMEPR from the coding sequence ATGGAGCCTCTCAACCCGGACTACCGCCAGGACACCGAGGCGCTCTTCAGGACGGCCGCCTTCGTCGTGGACCTGGGCATCGAGCCCACGTCGATTCTTCCTGGAGAAGTCGAAACACGGGTGCTGGTGAACCCACGTCACCTCCAGCAGGACGGCGTCATCCACGCGGGCGTGCAGGCGACACTGGCGGACCACACGGCGGGCGCGGCGGCCTTCACCGCCGTGAAGCGCGGCCAACGCGTGCTGACGACGAGCTTCACCGTGCACTTTCTCCAGGCGGCCACAGGTGAGGAGCTTCGCTGCAGGGCGCGGGTGCTCCGCGCGGGGCGCCGGCTCATCGTCGCCGAGTCAGAGGTGTTTGCCCTCTCGAGCGGACAGGCGAAGCTCGTGTCGAAGGCCACCGTGACGCTGGCGGTGATGGAACCGAGGTAA